TTGCGGTCGCCGTTGGAGTTCACGGTCCCGTCGGAGAGGGTGCCGTTGCCGTAGGACAGGGAGTCCTCGACGGTCACCGGGCCGATGGCTCCGGTGTCGGTCTTGGTGTAGAGGTCCCAGCCGTCGTCGATGTTGTTGTGCGAGACGGCGTACCGGAAGACGTTGCCGGTTCCGGTGGTGAGCTTCGCGGCGAATCCGTCGGCGTCCTCGCCGTCGGAGTCGGCGTTGTCGTGCGACTCGGCGCTCAGGATCAGGTTGCGGGCCGGCCACTGGGCGGCGGGCGTGGTGGAGGCGATCCGTCCGAGCTGAAGTCCCGTGTCGCGGTTGTAGCGGGTCACCGTGCGCTCGATGACGTTGTCGCTGCCGCCGACGTAGATCCCGTTGTCCCCGGCGTGTTCCACGACGAGACCCTTGACGTGCCAGTACGAGCCGAACAGCTGGAGCCCGCGGTTGGCCGAACTCTCGCTCTGCGCAGAGAAGTTGAGCACCGGAGTCTCACCCGGGTAGGCGGCCAGCGTGGTGCGGGCGGACGCGGTGCCGTTGCTGGTGGCCGGGACGGTGACCGTCGACCCGTAGGCGTACGTGCCGCCGCGCAGGTAGATGGTTCCGCCGGCGGCGACCCGGCTGATCGCCGAGGTGAGGGTGGTCGGCGCGGACTGCGTGCCGGCCGCGCCGTCGGTGCCGCCCGGGGCCACGTAGAGGGCGGAGCCCGCCGGCGGTGGCGTGGAGCCCGTCACGTCGGCGTCGAGAAAATCGACGTTGGGCAGTCCGGCGGACGTGGTGGGGCTGAGCCGGACCGTGTTGGCGCCGGCGACCAGCGACACGGTGAACGTCCTGGTGACCCACGTCGACCAGGCGCCGGTGGCCTCGAAGGACGGCGTCTGCACGGTCGTGCCGTTGACGACCAGCGAGGCGGGGCGGGCGGCCGCGGCGCCGTTGGCGAAGCGGACGGTGACCGTCGCGGTGC
The window above is part of the Streptomyces sp. NBC_00425 genome. Proteins encoded here:
- a CDS encoding carbohydrate-binding protein, with the translated sequence MLVRPVIACAGLVAGALVALSGTTAQAATTRYEAEASPAVCTGTIDSDWTGYSGSGFCNGANSTGGYAQFTVNAATAGTATVTVRFANGAAAARPASLVVNGTTVQTPSFEATGAWSTWVTRTFTVSLVAGANTVRLSPTTSAGLPNVDFLDADVTGSTPPPAGSALYVAPGGTDGAAGTQSAPTTLTSAISRVAAGGTIYLRGGTYAYGSTVTVPATSNGTASARTTLAAYPGETPVLNFSAQSESSANRGLQLFGSYWHVKGLVVEHAGDNGIYVGGSDNVIERTVTRYNRDTGLQLGRIASTTPAAQWPARNLILSAESHDNADSDGEDADGFAAKLTTGTGNVFRYAVSHNNIDDGWDLYTKTDTGAIGPVTVEDSLSYGNGTLSDGTVNSNGDRNGYKLGGDDIAVNHVVRRSIAFHNGKHGFTYNSNPGSMAVSNNLSVDNAQRNYSWDAGTSVFRGNTSCRFSVSGSNDKTVGDADSSNQFWAGSNGSRCASYSGALGWSFASDGRLVVTLGGRQVTL